The following coding sequences lie in one Apium graveolens cultivar Ventura chromosome 1, ASM990537v1, whole genome shotgun sequence genomic window:
- the LOC141718139 gene encoding uncharacterized protein LOC141718139: MTGRLATWTIKLSQFYIEYKPRAAIKAQALSDFVAEYQFKAKHSNLEEDQIRPWLLFVDGSSTANSGGAGIILISPEVFKVQQALKFKFQATNNVAEYEALIAGLKLATELEVTIIDIFGDSQLVVKQISVEFKAHNENMSKYLSITQELLKKISSWKISNVDRAEN; this comes from the coding sequence ATGACGGGAAGATTAGCGACATGGACCATCAAACTAAGCCAGTTTTACATCGAGTACAAGCCTCGAGCCGCCATAAAGGCTCAAGCACTTTCAGACTTCGTGGCTGAGTACCAGTTCAAAGCCAAACACTCGAACCTCGAGGAAGATCAAATACGACCATGGTTATTGTTTGTTGACGGTTCCTCAACGgccaactcagggggagcagggATAATCCTTATCAGCCCAGAAGTGTTTAAGGTCCAACAAGCCCTCAAATTTAAGTTCCAAGCGACGAACAatgtagcagagtacgaagcgtTGATCGCAGGGTTAAAACTCGCGACAGAACTCGAGGTCACCATTATCGATATATTCGGTGATTCCCAGCTGGTGGTCAAGCAGATAAGCGTAGAATTCAAGGCTCATAATGAGAACATGTCCAAGTACCTTTCAATCACGCAAGAGTTGCTTAAAAAAATTTCCTCATGGAAAATCTCGAATGTCGATAGGGCGGAAAATTAG